The Actinomadura graeca nucleotide sequence CCCCGCTTCGCGGAGGCCCGTTCGGTCGACGAATTGGAGAAGGCCGCCGCGGAGGTGGGATTTCCCTGCGTCCTCAAACCGGTCGACTCCTCGGGAAGCGTCCATGTCAGCCGAGCCGACGACCTGTCGGAGCTGCGGTGGTCCTATCTGCGGATGGAGCACGATCGGCGGCTGGATCTCGGACGCACGGCCGGTTCCCATGTCGTGGTCGAAGAATACGTCTGCGGCCCGGAATACAGCGCGGACGGATATGTCCTGGACGGCCGTGTCTCGCTCTGCTCGCTTACCCGGAAATTCCTCGGTCCCGAGCCCTACTTCGTCGAGCTGGGGCACATCGTCTCGTCCGAGAACGCGTCACCCGAGGTCATCGACCAGGTGGAGCGGTATGTGCGGCAGGTGCTGGAGGCGCTGCAGATCTCGTTCGGTCCTTTCCACTGCGAACTGCGGCTCTCCGCCGATGGGCCGATCCTGATCGAGATCGGGGCCAGGCTGCCGGGTGACCGGATCACGGATCTGATCGAGATGGCCACGGGCGTTTCCCTGTCGCGGGTCATGGTGGCCTGCTACCTCGGTCTCCCACCGGAATCCGCCGACGCCTTCGGCACGGCGCAGGCGAAGTGCGCCGGCATCAGGTTCTTCGACGCGAACGGGAAACGCAGTTTCACCAGGCTCGAAGGCTGGGCGGAACTGGGTGCGCGCCCCGATGTCGTCGAGACGGGCCTGAGCTTCCGTCCGGGCGATGACATTCCTTCGCTGGAGGACTTCCGGGGACGGATCGGCTACGCCATCTTCACCGCGGACTCCGCCCGGCAAGCGGAGCGGACATGGCGGGAGCTCGGAGACGCGATCCGTGTCATCTGAGCCCGTCCGGCAAGTCGACC carries:
- a CDS encoding ATP-grasp domain-containing protein, whose protein sequence is MMGERPPRILIVEPVSSGTRLVEDCRALGAQVVVASADSGDRLLSDGLRDLADQVLVVETNDEEALVRAVDRALPLDAVLPGVELGIPAAARVGHRLGVTSLSPETAAWVRNKALMRSRAAAMGVRVPRFAEARSVDELEKAAAEVGFPCVLKPVDSSGSVHVSRADDLSELRWSYLRMEHDRRLDLGRTAGSHVVVEEYVCGPEYSADGYVLDGRVSLCSLTRKFLGPEPYFVELGHIVSSENASPEVIDQVERYVRQVLEALQISFGPFHCELRLSADGPILIEIGARLPGDRITDLIEMATGVSLSRVMVACYLGLPPESADAFGTAQAKCAGIRFFDANGKRSFTRLEGWAELGARPDVVETGLSFRPGDDIPSLEDFRGRIGYAIFTADSARQAERTWRELGDAIRVI